GATTTCCTCATTAGCAGCCGTGAACAAAGAAATCTTCACATCTGAGAAAGACGATCACGATGAGCTGAATTGTCCTGCCTGCGGAAACGTGCAGATGGAGCATTTCAATTATGCGGACACCAGCGGGATTATTCTGCACAAGTGTCCTGAATGCGGCGGCATTTGGACTGATAAGGACCAGTTGGAAAAAGTTGAGGAACTGGTGGACGGATGGAAGGCGGACCTTAAACAGGACGCAGCCAAGTATGGCCCGATACTTCAAAAGGTTGAGGTGGAAGAACAGAAGGAGCTTGATCGGGCCGTTTCGATCTCCAGATTTGGATTCGTAAATTGCGTGCTACGGCGGTTTTGCGAGTGATAGCAACAAAGGGCGAGAGGAGGCCGACTCGTGCTCACCCCTTTTAGACGAGGACAGCCCATGACAAACACGCGCCGATTTCCACGATTGTTGAATCGAGGCGGCCATGCAGGTGGCCTCAGGATGTTCTCTTCTCGGCAAAGAGCCACCACAGAGCAACAATAACTCCCGCTAAAAGAGAGAAGGGGAGCCGTTGCGGAATGTCCCTCCATGGAACGAGGATATCATCGAAATGGTCGAAGCGCTCGGCGCCGGAGCACATGAAGGTAGCAGCTAGCGTCGTGCAGCAGCCCGCAACCGCCGCCCCCCTCATCCGTTTCACATGCTTGTCGTTGACATTTTCTACTTCTGTCAGTGCTCTTCGAGGCCCAACGGATGCCTCAGATGCTGCACCACGGCTCCGGAAGTAGCCATAAGCACAGCCGAGAGCAAGTGAACCGAATACGAACGCGCTGGACCACATGTGGGGTTGGAACCCCAGGAGCCATATCACCCCACCAAGGGCTATCGCATAGAGGACACCACAAGAAGCGCGCCGATCTCAGAATGGCTCGGTTGCTTACGTTCCCGCAACAAAATCAAAAGCGTGCCGAGCATCAAGCGAGCCATCCAAAAGCGGCGTCGCGCTGCGCTTGCCGCCGCACTCCACATGCAGTGAGCGATAAATCAAACCGCATTCTCTTTCTTTCCCCGTCCTGTATATTTCTGGCTCGTGTTTCTGCCTTTTGCCTCTGGTGCAAAAAATTCAGTGTATCAGGGTGTGGAATTCCATGCGGCGCCAGAGTTCCTTTTGAACGCTCCGGTCTATACGTTTAAGAATCTGTTGGCGTTCCTCCTGAGTGGCATTTGCCAACTCGGCAGCATGTTTGGTGAGCGCCGCCTTGCGGAGGTCATTTTTGAGGATTCCCAATGCCTCACCTCTCGAAATGATCGGGTGTTTCATGCAAATAAGGCCGATGCCAGCATACATCATGGCGAACTCCGCGCCAAATCAACGGGGGCGGCTTTCTGGCTTCTTCATTTTGCCTCTGGTGTGATCGGGCTTGACGGTTTTGGGGAATGTGGTTGCATGGCGAGCATGAAATTGAAGTTTTTGGCGATGTCGATTGGAGCGGTGCTGCTCCTGGCCGGATGCGTCAGCACGGTCAACCAGCGGACCACCCCTGGTATGCCCTTTATCAAAGACCGCGTCGAGGGGCGGTATGAGCGGTCGGTGGATGAGGTCTTTCAAGCGGCCAAGCAAGTGATCAGCAACAACGGCGTGCTGGTCAACGAGAGCACTCTGTATAATCAAACCAATACGGTCAAAACCGTGGAGGGCAAAGTCAACCAGCGCAATGTGTGGGTACGCGTCGAGCCGGTGGACCCCAAGATCACCCAGGTCACTGTGCAGACCCGCACACCGGGCGGCGGCGCGGACATCGATTTAGCCCACGAGTTGGAGAAAGAAATCGCTCTGAAACTAAAGTGAGCGAAAACAATCCAGCAAACCCGCTGTCCCGGCGCCGGTTTCTGGCGGGGGCGGGCGCGGCGGCGGCGGCGGTTGCCCTTGTGCCGCGGGAGGTGCTGGGCGGACCGCGTTACGTCGCCCCCAGCGAGCGGATCAATATCGGGTACGTCGGCTGCGGCACCCAAGGGCTG
The Verrucomicrobiia bacterium genome window above contains:
- a CDS encoding zf-TFIIB domain-containing protein, with the translated sequence ISSLAAVNKEIFTSEKDDHDELNCPACGNVQMEHFNYADTSGIILHKCPECGGIWTDKDQLEKVEELVDGWKADLKQDAAKYGPILQKVEVEEQKELDRAVSISRFGFVNCVLRRFCE
- a CDS encoding DUF3568 family protein; its protein translation is MKLKFLAMSIGAVLLLAGCVSTVNQRTTPGMPFIKDRVEGRYERSVDEVFQAAKQVISNNGVLVNESTLYNQTNTVKTVEGKVNQRNVWVRVEPVDPKITQVTVQTRTPGGGADIDLAHELEKEIALKLK